Genomic window (Cucumis sativus cultivar 9930 chromosome 2, Cucumber_9930_V3, whole genome shotgun sequence):
tagaggttGTAGAGACTATTTGTAAACACATCATAATTGAGTTCAATTGTTTTCtatatttctctcttctctttatgTTATTTCATTGttcttatttagttttttattgcttttatttcataataaaaataagtcaATAACTCTacaaccaaattaaatttcaagaaGTTAGGTCAGAGACCCTATTCGAATCATTTGGATAGTCAAGCCGAACAACCCAAATTGCTTTCACACtcttaaaaagtaaataaattaattaagttagtattaattaaaattgtatgtaatatttctttcttaaaacatttacattggaaggaagaagaagctaaGCTAAAAATGGATAATATTGTAGCCTTTGAAAAACCACTCAAGCTAAAGGGGTTCTTTTTTTGGAACCTAACCATTTAAAATCCCTACATTTAAATGTGTTGTTTGGTGAagaataacaacaacaataatatgtCGGGTTGGGTCGGATCAGGTAAACAGTAAACGGGTCAATATTTGAGTTGCATGTCTTATATTTAAAGCCTTGAAACAAAGGTGTGTGTGTTTGGGTATTCCTCATAAGTTCTTGAGTTTtctaaaagtgaaaaatagagagaagagagagttAAAATGGTTTCAAAGGAAGAGAGGAGGAAGATTTTAGGGGAAGTGGTTTTGATGAAAAGCAATGTTTTGGACTTCGATGATTTTAGTACTTCTCTGCTTGATACTCTCTATGAGTTCGTAGGCAAAAGGGTTTCTCTTCAACTTGTTAGTGCAATCCATGGAGATCCATGTAAGTTCCTCTCTTCTTACCTCtgttcttcttcattcttatCGTCTCTATTGCTTCATctttctacaaaaaaaaaaatttctcaagAGAAAGCTAGCTAAACAATGCGATCGATATTTTAGAAGAGAaacaactaaattaaattcGCAACGTACAACCACAATGTTCTATATGCTTGAGTGACGGTGTTAAGTTTCgtgttttttctcttaaattgttaatgtataagtctctctcattttctattaaatatcacaattatTTTAGTCAATTTTCTATTGACCcttttgatataataaaacattCTCTCGTCTAAGAATATTTTAGTGGACATggaatgtttttttctttcggtTAGTGAAATTAAAGCTTGGCTTATAAGTTTCAAGAAGCATAATATTATCAACAAGCATATAATACTTTAGTTTATGCCTTGAGAGAGTCCGATTTAGTCCCTATTGATTCTACTTTCGTTGTCAAGGGTATAATTAAGgttcaattttttatcttacgatttttcttttataaaaaagtacgtatctttttaccttttcaaataatttatactattttaaaatatttttattgcttaaaatcttatttttgttgttcatCTCATGGAAAAATAGTCATTTGTGTTGTATGATGTTTGAGGTTCTTTTTTCTATCTCTACATCactaaactaattatattttagtcattttgtaatatatatatatatatgaaacctattattgttttaaaattatatttaatattataattgatttttgttggcattaataaaaaaagtttaattaagaataggaacacaaggaaaaatatataattttgagtataattcaattgatttcatatatttgtataaagGGAATTTGTTTATCCAATTGTGATTTTGGTgcataaaaaatgataagacttactattttttaaacttccAAGTTagagattattattatttctattaaaacccaaattttgtgttttgttttggaaGCCTCTCTACTCCACCTTAATTTTAGCCTAACAAAACCaagaattttgagaaaattccACTTTTCCAAAAGAAAGCTTTGgaaattctttcttttggtaAATACTTAGGGagcaagaaagaagaaaaataaataaataaaaacaagacaaaaaggaaatagaaaatagtTAGACactactaaaagaaaaagaaattacatatCAAACTTGGAATAATGacccaaaacaataatttcctttttcaaatattgctTTGTTTCCATTTCTTGACTCATTAGGtcaaataactatttttataaaaaacaattttataggAATTCTAAAATTTGGCCTAAAATTAtcctttttaaattgaattaatatatcaaaatttcaccCCTCAACCTTATCCTATACTCAATACTGTActctttttctcatatttatatatttttcttttaaaaagaactctcatatttattatttttttaaataagaagatttattttttaaggatACAGtctacaaaattctaaatgacaaaaattatTCCGAATAttatgatgaaataatttaaaacaatattaaaattataaagagaaaaaacaaaacttcaaacgttcttagtaaaaaaaaaactataatttgtgagaataaatgaacaaaaaaattaatacgttcaattttcatgattttttgtttatattgtaGCAAATGAGTTGAGAGgaaaattgggagaagaagCATACTTAGAGGAATGGATAACAACAATAACTCCATTAACAACCGGGGAAGCTACGTTTAAAGTTACATTTGATTGGGATGAACAACGTATGGGAATTCCTGGTGCTTTCTTCATCACAAATCATCATCATTCTCATTTCTATCTCAAATCTCTTACTCTTCAACATGTTCCTCCTCATGGAACAACGCTCTTTTTCCCTTGCAACTCTTGGATTTACCCGTCTCACCGCTACAAAAATGATCGTATCTTCTTTCTCAACCAGGtcgccttttcttttcctttctgaTCAAATGTTACTGATGTACTTAAAACTGTCCAAACTCGACTGAATCAAAAGTGAGGCAAtcgaaaataaaatgaaagtttaaaaaagcTTTAAACTGATGGATCGACCGATGGGTTGGATGGTGGTTCACCTCTGATTAACTTTGTTATTGgttaaaatgttgtttgatAGAAATTGAATGAATGTTGACAGAGCTATCTTCCAAGTGAAACGCCAGACCCACTTCGCAAATTCAGAGAAGACGAATTGCAAAGCTTGAGAGGAGGTGGCAATGGCGAACTTCAAGAATGGGATAGAGTTTATGACTATGCTCTCTACAACGATCTTGCTGATCCCGATAAAGCTCCACAATACGCTCGTCCTGTCCTCGGTGGCTCAACCACCTATCCTTACCCTAGAAGAGGAAGAACCGGACGACCGCCCACCAAGTCAGgcaagaaaatcaaaatttcttccACTGTTTTCCGTTGATTCTGAATGAAAGCATTGGTTTCATgagttcaattttattttcagacCCGGAGACTGAGAGCAGAATACCACTTGTTAAGAGCTTAAATGTTTATGTTCCGAGAGATGAGAGGTTTGGTCACTTGAAGTTGTCCGATTTTCTTGCTTATGCGTTGAAGGCAATTTCTCAGTTTATTAAACCTGGTCTCGAAGAATACTTTGAAGGGATTCCGGGTGAATTCGATAGTTTACAGGATTTTCTTGATCTGTATGAAGGGGGATTTCCAGTGCCGGAAGGTTTGTTTGAGGTTATCAGGGAAAACATTGCGGCTCCTTTTCTTAAGGAGATTTTTAGAACTGATGGTGAAAGGCTCTTCAAATTCCCTTTGCCTCAAGTGATTAAAGGTATTTGAAGTTTGAACTTTGAAGTGTTTGGTTACTTATTAGGGTTCTTGCTGGGTTAAATTTTCTGATGAACTTAATGATTTTTGTAACAGAGGATAAGTCTGCTTGGAGGACTGATGAAGAATTTGGTAGAGAAATGCTGGCTGGATTGAACCCTGTCGTCATTCGTAAACTCCAAGTATTCTCTCATCAATCAATAACAACCTCAGTATTCAAatttaggggaaaaaaaataccttcGTAGTCTCGAGTTTTGGGTTCAGTTTCCACTTGGTTCCTAGGTTTCGTGCATTTAGTTCTGagattgagtttgatttaatttagtcctcaagtttcaaaatgttgTAGTTTTAATCTAAAgttgatgaaaaataatgacacTTGGTTGATGATAATTCTCTTAAATTAATCAGAGACCTTAACATTAAGGACGGAAAGTGAGTAGTTAGTGAAAAATCGagtttaaaagtgtaaatcTTGAAGCCTACGgatcaaattgaaacaaaactaaaacaacGGTAAAACTGTTACATTTTGAAACCAAGTGTCtgaattgaaacaaaactcgGAACTTAAGGATTAAACATGCAACTGCTTGAAACTTACAATctaaatgaaaactaaatcTAGAACCTAGGGACAAAAAACATTTGCCCTCAAATCTATTATACCTCTGAGAAAGATATAAAACGTGGGATGTGAGGATGagttcattattttatttgaaaatttgggaTCAAGGAAATCTGAAATGGGGTGAATGTATTATACAGGAAGAGAGAGATTGGTTTCCTTGAACTGAATATTCATATCATACTTTGAGTTGCAGGACTTTCCACCAAGAAGCAAGCTTGACCCTGAAGTTTATGGTGATCAGAAGAGTAAGATAACTGAAGAACAGATAATACACAACTTGGATGAACTTACAGTAGAAGAGGTGATTATATCATCATTGAGTGcataatgataataaagaaaaaggaaagttttgattctttgaaaataaatagctgatattatttttgtgtaatttGGTGGTTTAGGCGATCAAGAAGAACAGGTTATTCATATTGGATCACCATGATTCACTAATGCCATACCTTAGACGAATAAATACAACTTCCACAAAGACTTATGCCAGCCGAACCATACTTTTCCTTCAAGAAAATGGTACTCTGAAGCCATTGGCAATCGAACTGAGCTTGCCAAATCCTCAAGGTGACAAATTTGGAGTGGTTAGCAAGGTTTTCTTTCCAGCTGAACAAGGGGTTGGTAGTTCAATTTGGCAACTCGCCAAAGCTTACGTGGCCGTAAATGACTCTGGCTATCATCAACTCATCAGCCATTGGTATAGCTCTTCTGTGATGTGGTCCgaaaatttgagtttagttCTAAATCATATGGATTATTGATTATAACTTTGGTTTCTGGTAGGTTGAATACTCATGCTGTAATTGAGCCATTTGTGATTGCAACTAACAGACAACTAAGTGTTCTTCATCCAGTTTTCAAGCTGCTCCATCCTCACTTTCGAGATACCATGAATATAAATGCGTTTGCTAGACAGATGCTCATTAATGCAGGTGGCATTTTGGAAGCAACAGTGTTTCCATCCAAATATGCAATGGAGATGTCAGCTGTTTTATATAAGGACTGGGCGTTTCATGAACAAGCACTCCCTGCAGATCTCATCAAAAGGTACAAAATTCATTGTAGTAGTTGGCATTGGACGTTAGTCTGTTTAAAGATTAATTTGTTTCCTACAATATAGGAGATTGGTGGGAGTTAAGAAGCACAAGCACTTTAGTTTGGTCACTTGTCCATACCGGATACTTGTTAgtagaaaaaatgtttgagaCATAGATAAAACACTTATTGAGTAGACTAAATAGATGCGTATAtgtcaataataataaaatttcaagtgTGAAATATATTCAACTAAATTTTGTAGGCATGAAAATATCATCAGCCCTTTTACttggaattttcttttgatataaaaatgatttattttttagaaaatctaTACTTTAATAAATGTGTCCTTGCTGTGTCATGTcctagatttttttaaaacaatgtaTCGTCATGTTTGTGTCGTAATGTATGTATCCTTCTGGTTGATTCGTAGGTTGTGAGTAAATCTTAAGTTTGGGATACTTTACAAACCAGTCATTTAACATGTTCAAAatcattgttttgtttagaGGAATGGCAATTGAGGATTCAAATTCTCCACATGGACTTCGTCTAGTAATTGAGGACTATCCGTATGCTGTCGATGGACTCGAGATTTGGTCAGCAATCAAGACATGGGTTACAGATTATTGTTCTTTCTATTACAAGACCGATGAAGCAGTACGGAATGACCCGGAACTTCAGTCTTGGTGGAAGGAGCTTAGAGAGGAAGGTCATGGCGACAAGAAAGACGAACCATGGTGGCCTAAGATGCAGAATATTGAAGAGTTAATCGACACATGTGCTATCATCATATGGATTGCTTCAGCTCTTCACGCTGCAGTAAACTTCGGACAATACCCTTACGCAGGTTATCTTCCCAACCGACCAACTATAAGTCGAAAGTTCATGCCAGAGGAAGGCACTCCGGAGTATAAAGAACTCGAAACAAACCCCGAGAAAGCCTTCTTAAGAACAATCACTGCACAACTGCAAACTCTTCTTGGCATTGCGTCAATAGAGATATTGTCAAGGCATTCGTCTGATGAAGTCTATCTCGGCCAAAGAGACTCCCCCAAATGGACTGCAGACAAAGAAGCATTGGACGCATTCGAGAAGTTTGGGAAAAAGTTGGCGGAGATCGAAGATGGAAtcacaaaaagaaatgaagatttgACATTGAGAAATAGAGTTGGACCAGTTTTCATGCCTTACACTTTGCTCTATCCATCCAGTGAAGAGGGACTAACAGGAAAAGGAATTCCCAACAGTGTTTCCATTTAAAATTCTCTTTGAATAAGGTACACATAAAGTTCTATTACTATATACATGTTGTAGTTCTAAATTTTTtctgaaaagaaatatatttgtcaacatcaacattttatttattgtaattttgcacaccattaaattcaatatttttttaggtcAACTTGATCTTTAAAACTTTGATC
Coding sequences:
- the LOC101208141 gene encoding probable linoleate 9S-lipoxygenase 5 isoform X2, translating into MVSKEERRKILGEVVLMKSNVLDFDDFSTSLLDTLYEFVGKRVSLQLVSAIHGDPSNELRGKLGEEAYLEEWITTITPLTTGEATFKVTFDWDEQRMGIPGAFFITNHHHSHFYLKSLTLQHVPPHGTTLFFPCNSWIYPSHRYKNDRIFFLNQSYLPSETPDPLRKFREDELQSLRGGGNGELQEWDRVYDYALYNDLADPDKAPQYARPVLGGSTTYPYPRRGRTGRPPTKSDPETESRIPLVKSLNVYVPRDERFGHLKLSDFLAYALKAISQFIKPGLEEYFEGIPGEFDSLQDFLDLYEGGFPVPEGLFEVIRENIAAPFLKEIFRTDGERLFKFPLPQVIKEDKSAWRTDEEFGREMLAGLNPVVIRKLQDFPPRSKLDPEVYGDQKSKITEEQIIHNLDELTVEEAIKKNRLFILDHHDSLMPYLRRINTTSTKTYASRTILFLQENGTLKPLAIELSLPNPQGDKFGVVSKVFFPAEQGVGSSIWQLAKAYVAVNDSGYHQLISHWLNTHAVIEPFVIATNRQLSVLHPVFKLLHPHFRDTMNINAFARQMLINAGGILEATVFPSKYAMEMSAVLYKDWAFHEQALPADLIKRGMAIEDSNSPHGLRLVIEDYPYAVDGLEIWSAIKTWVTDYCSFYYKTDEAVRNDPELQSWWKELREEGHGDKKDEPWWPKMQNIEELIDTCAIIIWIASALHAAVNFGQYPYAGYLPNRPTISRKFMPEEGTPEYKELETNPEKAFLRTITAQLQTLLGIASIEILSRHSSDEVYLGQRDSPKWTADKEALDAFEKFGKKLAEIEDGITKRNEDLTLRNRVGPVFMPYTLLYPSSEEGLTGKGIPNSVSI
- the LOC101208141 gene encoding probable linoleate 9S-lipoxygenase 5 isoform X1, with product MVSKEERRKILGEVVLMKSNVLDFDDFSTSLLDTLYEFVGKRVSLQLVSAIHGDPSNELRGKLGEEAYLEEWITTITPLTTGEATFKVTFDWDEQRMGIPGAFFITNHHHSHFYLKSLTLQHVPPHGTTLFFPCNSWIYPSHRYKNDRIFFLNQSYLPSETPDPLRKFREDELQSLRGGGNGELQEWDRVYDYALYNDLADPDKAPQYARPVLGGSTTYPYPRRGRTGRPPTKSDPETESRIPLVKSLNVYVPRDERFGHLKLSDFLAYALKAISQFIKPGLEEYFEGIPGEFDSLQDFLDLYEGGFPVPEGLFEVIRENIAAPFLKEIFRTDGERLFKFPLPQVIKEDKSAWRTDEEFGREMLAGLNPVVIRKLQLQDFPPRSKLDPEVYGDQKSKITEEQIIHNLDELTVEEAIKKNRLFILDHHDSLMPYLRRINTTSTKTYASRTILFLQENGTLKPLAIELSLPNPQGDKFGVVSKVFFPAEQGVGSSIWQLAKAYVAVNDSGYHQLISHWLNTHAVIEPFVIATNRQLSVLHPVFKLLHPHFRDTMNINAFARQMLINAGGILEATVFPSKYAMEMSAVLYKDWAFHEQALPADLIKRGMAIEDSNSPHGLRLVIEDYPYAVDGLEIWSAIKTWVTDYCSFYYKTDEAVRNDPELQSWWKELREEGHGDKKDEPWWPKMQNIEELIDTCAIIIWIASALHAAVNFGQYPYAGYLPNRPTISRKFMPEEGTPEYKELETNPEKAFLRTITAQLQTLLGIASIEILSRHSSDEVYLGQRDSPKWTADKEALDAFEKFGKKLAEIEDGITKRNEDLTLRNRVGPVFMPYTLLYPSSEEGLTGKGIPNSVSI